The nucleotide window CGGTGTTTGACGCGACCGTCAGCGAGGGCGTCCTCCGGCTGTACCGCCCGGAGACGCGCTGGCTCTCGACCGGCTGGGACGGGGGGCGGTCGCGGGGGGCGGCCGCGTACAACGTCACGGTCCCGGAGGGGTTCGACCGGACCGACCTCGCGGCCTACCGCGACGAGCGGCTGGCGCGGGCGGGGTTCGGCGGCGACGCGGGAGCCGATCCGGCGTCCGACGGCGACGCCCCGCCGACGCTGTTCACGGGCGTCTCGATGGACCACGCCCGGGGCGCGCGGCTCGGACCGGTCGTCGCGTACGCGACGGTCGGGCTCTCGAACCCCGCGATGCTGCCGGTAGACCCCGAGGTGGACCGCGAGGGCGACGCCGGCGATCCGGAGCGGGACGCCGAGGCGTCGACCGGGGAACCGCCTCGACGACCCGGCACGGTCAACCTGATCGTCGGCGCGACGCGGCGGCTCGCGCCCGGGGCGGCAGCGAACCTCGTCGCGGTCGCGGCCGAGGCGAAGGCGGCGACGCTGCTCGCGACGGCGGGGGTTCCGGGGACGACGAGCGACGCCGTCGCCGTCGCCGACGACCCGGGCGGCGAGCCGGCCGAGTTCTCCGGGAGCGCCACGGCGGTCGGCGCGGCGGCCCGCGCCTGCGTCCGGGACGCGGTCCGCGCGAGCCTGCGGTCGCGGTACCCGGACGGCGACGTGCCCGGCCCGGCGGCCGACGCCGAACACGGCGTCGTCACCGACGAGCGGGCGGAGGTTTTTGACCCATGACCACGAACCACGACGACACCGAGAACGGAGACGACGTATCGCGCGACGACATCGACGACGAAACGGCGGCCGACGACGAGCGCGGCGATCCCACTGTCCGCACCCCGGGCGGCGGCGAATCGCCCGAACCCCAGCCGATCGAACCGGCCGCGCCCGAGGAGTTCGGGCTCGTTCAGGCGTGGTGGGGCGACGGCAAGGGGAAGACCACGGCCGCGATGGGGATGGGGTTCCGGGCCGCGGGGCACGGCTACCGCGTCCACATGCTCCAGTTCATGAAGGGGGGCGCGGACAGCGTCGAGGGCGTCAGGGGCGAGTACAACGCGATCGCGGCCGTGCCGGGGTTCTCCTACGAGAACGCCGGCCACTACGGCTGGCACGGGTTGCTCGACGGGTCGGCCGACGACGAACACGAGGCGAAGGCGACCGCCGCCTTCGAGCGCGCGGAGGCCCTCGTCGCGGCGGCCGGCGAGGCGGACCTGACCGAACCGCTCGCGCTCGACGGCGACCCGGAGGGCGGCGTCCACATGCTAATCGTAGACGAGCTGTTGTACGCGGTCGACCACGGTCTCGTCGACCCGGACGACGTGGTCGCGCTCGCGGAGTCGAAGCCGGAGCGGCTCGAACTCGTCCTCACCGGAAGCCACGCCGCGCCCGACTACCTCGACGGGGTCGCCGACCTGATCACGAACGTCCGGAAGGTGGCGCACCCGTTCGACGACGGGCAGCGCGCCCGCAAGGGGACGGAGTTCTGACGGTGGCGGGGAGAGCCGGATGAGCGACGACGCCTCGTCGGCGACCGACCGCGACGCCGACACCGTCCTGATCGCGGGCACGGCGAGCCACGTCGGCAAGAGCACGCTGGCGGCCGGGCTCTGCCGCCTGCTCGCGCGCCGCGGCGTCTCCGTCGCGCCGTACAAGGCACAGAACATGAGCAACAACGCCCGGGTGGCGCTGACGCCGGACGGCGAGTGGGGGGAGATCGGCGTTTCCCAGCACGTTCAGGCGCGAGCGGCGGAGACCGTGCCGACGACGGACACGAACCCCGTGCTGCTCAAACCCCGCGGCGGCGGCGAGAGCCAGATCGTCGTCGACGGCGAGGCGGTCGCGAACGCCCCGGCGTCGGCGTACTACGACGAGTACTGGGAGGAGGCGCGCGACGCCGCGGTCACCGCCCACGAGCGGCTGGCGGCCGACCACGACGTGATCGTCGCGGAGGGCGCGGGCAGCGTCGCCGAGATCAACCTTCACGACCGCGACCTCGCGAACGTCGAGTGCGCGCGGTTCGCGGACGCGCGGATCCTGATCGCGGTCGACATCGAGCGCGGCGGCGCGTTCGCGAGCCTCTACGGGACCCTCGAACTGCTCCCCGACGACCTCCGCGAGCGCGTCGCCGGCGCGGTGATTACGAAGTTCCGCGGCGACCCCGAGATTCTCGAACCCGGTATCGACGAGATCGAAGACCGGACCGGCGTCCCCATCGTCGGCGTCGTCCCGCACGACGATCCGGGGCTACCGGCGGAGGACAGCCTCTCGCTGCCGGACGGCACGAGCGCTGACAGCGAGGGGGTCCTCGGCGCGGACGACGGCGTCCCCGACGACGAGGCCGTCCGGATCGGGGTCCCGCGGCTCCCGCGTATCTCCAACTTCACCGATCTGGAGCCGCTGGCGCGCGAGCCGGGGGTGCGCGTCGTCTACCTCCCGCTCGACGCCGCGCTCGACGGGGTCGACGCGGTCGTCCTCCCGGGGTCGAAAAACACCGTCGACGACCTGCTCGCGCTCCGCGAGGCCGGCTTCGACGCGGCGTTGCGCGCGTTCGACGGGCCCGTCGTCGGCGTCTGCGGCGGTTACCAGATCCTCGGCGAGCGCCTCGTCGACGCCGGCGTCGAGGGGACGGGCGACCGCGAGACGGTCCCGGGAGTCGGTCTGCTCCCGGTCGAGACGGGGTTTTCGACGGACAAGCGCGTCGAGCGCGTGACGTGCGCGGTCGACGGCGTCGGACCGATCGCGGGCGCTGAGGGCGAGGCGACGGGCTACGAGATCCGCGCCGGGCGAACGCGGCTCCTCGACGGGAAACGGGGGGAGTCGACGCCGACCGCGACCGAGCCGCTCGGCGCGGAGAGCGTCGCCACCGACCGGACCCTCGGGACGTACCTCCACGGGCTCTTCGAGACGGAGGGCGTGCGCGACGCGTTCGTCGAGGCGGCCTTCGCGAGCGCGGGCCGGACGCGCCCGGACGCCGCGGCGGTCGACCGCTCGCCGTACGACCGCGCGGCCGACCTCGTCGCGGACCACGTCGACCTGCGCGCGGCCGGGCTCGGCGATCTCCTCGGGTCGCCAGAGCGGGTCGACGACTAGATCCGGAGGCGGAAGGTATATTGTCTCATGTACCCAATACTGTTGTATGAGCGACGCAGCCGATGCGAACGACTCGGCGGGCGACGGCGCGAAGACGGAGCGCGAGCGCATCCGGGAGCGGAAGCGACGGGAACTCGAAGCGCGGCTCGACGACGGGGAGTCGCTTACCGAGACCGCCGGGACCGATTCGGGCGACAGCGGCGGATCGGGGGCTCCGAGCGAGCCGATCCACGTGAACGGAACGGACGAACTCCAGCGGGCGGTCGACGAGCACGACGTCGTCCTCGTGGACTGTTACGCCGACTGGTGCGGTCCCTGCCAGATGATGGAGCCCACGATCGAGGCGCTCGCGGCCGAGACCGACGCCGCGGTCGCGAAGGTCGACGTGGACGCGAACCCGGAGATAGCCCAGCAGCTGGGGGCTCGCAGCATTCCGACGCTCGTGGTGTACGCGGACGGCGAGGTCGCCGACCGGTTCGTCGGCGCACAGGATCGGGCGACGCTCGAATCGGCGATCGAGCGGTACGCTCCCTGACCGGGAGGGCGGGTCAGTCGGCGGCGAGCGTCTCCTCCAACAGCTTCCGCTGTGCCGCCGCGAGGTGTTCGGCGAACGTCGAGGGGGCGATGTCGAGCGCGTCGGCGACCGCGCTCGCGTTGGCGTCGCGGGGGCGCTCGAAGTAGCCCATGCGGTAGGCGGTCCGCAACACCTCGCACTGGCGGTCGGTGAGTCGGCCGCGGTCGACGAGGGTCCGGTCCGACGCCGCGTCGCCGCGCGCCGCGCCGTGGACGAGGTAGCGAACCTCGACGCGGTCGACCACGCCGTCGAGCGCCGAGACGATGTCGCGGAGGCGTTCGAGGTCGGGGAGGTGAAGCGTCAGGAGGAGGACGCCGTCCTCGGCGCGCGCGTCGGCGATCGGACAGTCCAGCTCCTCGATGACCCGGCAGGCGCACGTCCCGTCGCGCGGGCGGTCGTAGCGGTACACCCGCTCGCTGCCGAGGTCGACCACCGATTCGGCCGCCGGGACGCTGTCCGCCTCGTCGACCGCGTCCGGGTCGCTGGCGCGGAACTCCTCGGTGTGCGTGCCGCCCGCGTGCGTCCAGTTGACGCCCGTGATCGGGCCGTCGTGGGCGTTCGACGCGGCGACGACCGGGCAGTTGCCGGTCCCGTGGATCGCGACGCCCGCGCGGACGCCGTCGGGCGTGGCTTCGGAGCCGCCGGTCGCCGAGTCCGTTTCGGTTCCCATCGCGTCGGGGTTGGGACGACGGACACAAAGGCCTGCCCCCGGCGAACGGGGCGATCGGCACCCCTCCGAGAACACCCGCAATACTGTGGGTCGATCGGTATCGGTCCGCGCCGCGGAGTCGCGGCCGTGAACCGAGCGATCCACGCCTTCGGAGCGATCCCCCTGGCCGGTGCCGGGGCCGGAATGACCGTCGCGGCGGCCGCCGGGCTGGCGTTCGGGAGCGGCGGCGGAGCCGACCCGCTCGTCGGGGCGGTCGCGCTCGCCGTCGCCGGAGTGAGCCTCGGCTACGTCGCCGTGAGAGAGACCCGCGACGCCCTGAAGACGGACGGGTTCGGCGTCACCCGGGTCGACCTCGGCAACGCGGCCGCCGTCGCCGTCGGAGCGCCCCTCACCTTCCTCCTCTCGGTCCGGGTCGGCGTCGGGCCGGTCGTGGCGTCCGCGCTCGTCGGGCTCTGCGCGTCCCTCTTGACGGAGACGTACGCCGCCCCCGCGTACTGCGGCTCGTTCGTCGGGATGGCGACCCCGGCGGCCGGCGCGGACCCCGGGTCGGTGGTCGCCGCCGGCCTCGTCGCGGGCGGCGTCTTCGTGCTCGCCAAGCGCGCGTTCAACGGCTTCGGCGGGAAGCTCGGGACGACGGCGTTCGTCGGCTGCCTGTCGGTGGCGGCGTTCGGCGGGCTGGCCCCCGGAACGGAGACGGTCCCGGAGCCGACCGTCGCGGCGGGGCTCGTCGGCGCGGCGGCGCTCGCCGCGCTCGCCACCTTCATCCTCTCCGTCCGGCTCGACCACGGGCCGGTCGTCGGCTCCGCCGTCGTCGGCCTCGTCGCCGGGATCGTCTGCCCGCCGCTTTTCTCCGCCGGCGACGCGGTCGCGGCGGTCGCCTTCTGCGCCTCGTTCGCGGGGATGGCGACGCCGGAGCGGATCCCCGGCACCGGAGCGATGCTGCTGGCCGGCGGGGTCGCGGGGACCGCGTTCGTCGGCGCGTCGCCGTACTTCGTCGGCTTCGGCGGAAAGCTGGGGACGATCGCGTTCGCCGCCTGTCTCCTGACCGCCGGGCTCCTGTCGCTCGGCAGCGTCCTCGTCCCGGTCGACGGCGACGCCGTGACGGGGTGACCGCCGCCGTCGTTCGGAGGCCGTCGACCGGGCGCGGGACGTTTAAAACACCACGCAACTCCGGTCACATCGGGAGGGTCGTCGAGGGCGTACGCGGATCCGATGACGGACACGAGCGAGACGTCCGAGCGGCGATTCGAGTCGAACCCCACCGTCTGTCCGTTCTGCGGGGTCGGCTGTAGCATCGAGTACGCCGGCCGCGGGAGCGCGACGGGCGTCGAGGGGCCGGTGAACGGTCGCGGCGAGATCTGTCCGAAGGGGGCGGCCGCGTTCGACGTCGTCGACCACGAGGACCGCCTGACGAGGCCGCTCGTCAGGCACAACGGGAACTTCGTCACCGCCCCGTGGGAGGAGGCGCTCGACCGCGTCGCGAGCGGGATCGGCGCGGTGGTCGACGAACACGGGGCCGACGCCGTCCAGTTCTTCGCCTCCTCGAACTGCACGAACGAGGAGAACTACGTCCTCCAGAAGCTCGCGCGCGTCCTCGGCACGAACAACGTGGACAACTGCGCGCGGCTCTGTCACGCCTCGACGGTCGCCGCGATGAGCGAGCGGCTCGGCGCGGGCGCGATGACGAACACGCTCGACGATCTGGGAGAGACGGACTGCGTCTTCGTCAACGGGGCGAACCCGGCCGAGCAACACCCCGTCGCGTTCCGGTCGTACGTCCTCCCGGCGGTCCACGACGGCGCGACGCTCGTCCACGTCGACCCGCGCGCGAACGACACGACCGAGGCGGCCGACGTCCACCTCCCGCTGCGGCCCGGCACCGACATCGAGTTACTGAACGCGATCGCCGCCGTCCTGATCGAGGAGGAGCTCGTCGACGAGGCGTTCCTCGCGGAGCGGACGACCGGCTTCGACCGGCTGCGCGAACACCTCGCCGACGTCGACGTCGCGGCCAACGCCGAGGCGGCCGGGGTCGACCCCGAGACGGTCCGCGAGGCGGCCCGGGCGTACGGCGAGGCCGACCGCGCGGCGGTGATCACCGGGATGGGGACGAGCCAGCACCGCTGCGGCACCGACAACGTCCACGCCCTGCTCAACCTCGCGCTACTGACCGGCAACGTCGGGAGACCGGGGACGGGCGTAAACCCGCTTCGCGGCCAGAACAACGTTCAGGGGGCGAGCGATGTCGGCGGCCTCCCCGGCGTGCTCCCCGGCTACGAGTCGGTGACGGACCCGGACGCCCGCGAGCGCGTCGCCGACGAGTGGGGCGTCGAGCCGCCGGCGGAGCCCGGACTCACCGAGGTCGAGGCGACCCACCGGTTCGGCGACGAGGTGCGCGCGGCGGTCGTCTTCGGCGAGAACCCCGCGGTCACCGAGCCGAACGCGACCGCGGTCGCGTCCGCGTTCGACGAGCTCGACTTCTGTGTCGTCATCGACCTCTTCGAGACGCGGACCGCCGCGCACGCCGACGTGGTGTTACCGGGGAGCGCGTGGGCGGAGAAGTCCGGCACCGTGACGAACACCGACCGGCGCGTGATGCGGATGCGGCCGAACGCCGACCTCCCGGGCGACGCCCGGCGCGACTTCGACGTGTTGACCGAACTCGGCCGTCGCCTGACCGACCGCCCCGACGCGTTCGCGTACGACGGCCCGGCGGACGCGTTCGACGAGCTGACGCGGGTCGCCCCCATCTACGAGGGGATGAGCCACGAGGGGATCGGCGACGGCTACCAGCGGTGGCCGTTCGACGCCGAGGCGGGGACCGGGACTGACGTGTTACACGTGGAGACGTTCGGGACCGGCGAGCGCACCGCGCCCCTCGCGGTCGTTGACCCCGTCCCGCCCGCGGACGACCTCGACGCGGCCGAGCTGACCCTGACGACCGGGCGGGTTCTCCAGCACTTCAACAGCGGGGCGCTCAGCCGGCGCTCGGACCGCTTGATGGCGATGCGCGGGGAGGACGTCCTCCAGATACACCCCGACGACGCCGCCGAGCGCGGGATCGAGGACGGCGACCGGGTGACCGTCTCGAACGAGCGCGGGAGCGTGACGGTCGCGGCCGACGTCACCCCGGCGGTCCGGGAGGGCGTGACGTTCTGTACGTTCCACTACGCGGAGCCGCTCGCGAACGCCGTCACGGGCGACGCGCTCGACCCGGCGGCGAAGATCCCCGAGTTCAAACACTCGGCGGTCACGGTCGAGCCGACCGCCAACGCCGAGGCCGAGGCGACCGGCGAGAGCGACGCGGCCGCCGGGGACGACTGAGAGGTCGCCGCCGCCGCGATCGGCGACGGATTCCCCGTCCGACGGGGACAACGGATCTCGTTCAACGGCGCGCGTTCCAGTATCATTCGTGAGATGTGGGTATTGCTTCTTTTATAACCCGGGCGGGGACGCGCCAGTATGGCTTCACTGGGAGAGTACAGTCGGGACGACTTCGGGCAGGGCGGTTTGAACGACGGACTCGACGTCGCCGAACTGGTCGAGGAGATCGGACTCGACGCCGACGAGATCGCGTGGCGGAAGGAGTTCGTCGGGTTCGACGAGGAGGACGAGCGCCGACTGAACCGGTACGAGGACGCGTTCGCGGAGAACGCTGAACAGATCGCGGACGACTTCTACGACAACCTCACCGGCTACGACCAGACCGTCGACGTGATCGAGCGGTCTGAAAAGGGGATCGAGCAGCTCAAGCGGACGCAGTCGGCGTACCTCGTGACGCTCGCCGAGGGGGACTACGGCCCGGAGTACTTCGAGGACCGAGCGCGGATCGGGAAGCTCCACGACATGCTGGAGATGCCGATGAAACACTACCTCGGTCAGTACGGCGTGTACTACGACCTCATCCTCCCGCTTATCGGCGACCGGCTCGTCGATTCGCTCACCGCCCGACTGGCCGACGACGTCGCGGGCGGAGGGATCGATGACGAGACCGCGGCGGCGGTCGAGGCGGAGGTCGACGACGCGATCGAGGACATCCTCTCCGTCCTCCGGATCGTCAACCTCGACATGCAGGTCGTGACGGACACGTACATCCACTCGTACAGCGAGAGGCTCTCCGAGGCGGTCGAGCGGAACGAGCGGCTGATGGCCGAGGTGGAAAAGGAGGTCCAAGAGCCGATCGGCGATCTCCGCGAGTCGGTGGGAGACGTCGCCGACAGCGCCGCCGCGGTCGGCGACGCGTCCGAAGACCAGTCACGACGGGTGGCCGAGGTCTCCTCGGAAGTGGCGAATCTCTCGGCGACCGTCGAAGAGGTGGCGTCGACCGCCGAGGAGGTGGAGCGCACGAGCAGCCGGGCGGAAGAGATGGCCGACGACGGCCGGGCGGCGGCCGACGACGCCGCGGCGGCCATGGCGGATATCGGTGCCGCCGTCGACGAGGTGGCCGACGACGTCGAGGCGCTCCAAGACCGCGTCGAGGAGATCGACGAGTTCGTCGACGCGATCAACGGGATCGCGGACCAGACGAACCTGCTCGCGTTGAACGCCTCGATCGAAGCGGCCCGGGCGGGCGACGCCGGGGCGGGGTTCGGGGTCGTCGCCGACGAGATCAAGTCGCTCGCGGAGGAGTCACAGCGGCACGCGAGCGACATCGAGTCGATGGTCGACGGGATCCGCACCGACACCGAGGAGACGGTCGAGAGCCTCTCGGAGACGACCCAGCGGGTCGACGACGGGAGCGAGCGCGTCGCCGACGCGACGGAGAGCCTCTCCGCCATCGCCGAGGCGGTGACGGAGACGGCGAACGGGATCGACGAGGTCTCCGACGTGACCGACGAGCAGGCCGCCGCCGCCGAGGATATCGCGGCGACGATAGACGGCGTGGTCGAACAGTCGAACGAAATCACCGAGGAGATGCAGGAGCTGGCGGCCGAAAGCGAGCGCCAGTCGGAGGCGGTCGAAGCGCTGGAACACACCGTGCGCCGGTTGGCCGTGGACGGCGGAGACGGCGGTGGCCCCCACGTGGCGTCTCGGACGGACGGCGGAAGACCCGCCGAAGGAACGGAGGGCAGCCGGGAGGCCCCGGCGGGTGTCCCCGAGGGTATCCCGGAGTTCGTGATCGAGCGACTCTCCGACGAGGAACTACGGGCGCTCGCGGCCGGAGAGATGGACAGAGACGACCTGTTGTGAGGCGGTCGGCCCGGAGGCAGTCGAGCCGGAGGCAGTCGGATCGGAGGCAGTCGAGCCGATCTGACAACGGCACCCCACGGCTCGCAGACCGAATTCAGGGAGAGAAGTACGCGTCCGACCCCCGAACGTCGGGGAGTTCGCGCAGCGGCCGACGACCGCACCGACCGCAGACGTCCGGCTCGTCGGGGTCGTCCGGCAGCGCGAACACCGTCTCGCAGGCGTCGCAGACGACGTAGCGGAGCGCGAGCGACGGGGTATCAGTCACGGGCGCAGTAGGCGGGCGACGCACTTGAACCGACGCCTCGCGGGCGTCGCCGTCGGTCGGGGCCGGCGAGCGCGCGAGGGGTATCGGCCGGGGGCAGCGGGCACGAGAGCGTCCTATCGCCCTGAGCCGGCGTCGCCGGACGACTCGATCCGCGCCTCGTACTTCGCCAGCGACGCGTCGAGCGCCTCGCCGGCGTCGACGTCGGCGGTCTCGGCGAGCGCGAGCAGCGCGAACAGCGCGTCGCCGATCTCGTCGGTCGCGATCGCGGCGGCGTCCGGGTTGCGTCCGTAGTCGGTCGAGGTCGCCACCTCCTTCGCGATCTCGCCGACCTCGCTCTCCAAGTCGAGGGCGCGGTACGCGAGGTCGGTCTCCAGTCCGTGCTCCTCGACGAACGCGGCGACGCGGTGCTGGTCGTTCATGCGTGTCGCCTCCGCGCGGTCGGACAAGAACCTCTCGCTCCGGCGGCGGGACCGTCGGCTTCGACCGTGGCGAGGACGGCCGGTCACGCAACGCTGAAGGTGCGAGCGCACGACTCGATCGTATGAGAATCGCCATCTTGGGCGGCACGGGAGACATCGGCGAGGGGCTCGCGCTCCGGCTGGCGGCGGACACGCCCCACCGGGTCGCGATCGGCTCGCGGGACGCCGAGAAGGCGGAGAACAAGGCCGAGGAGTACTCCACCGAACTGGAGAGCCGCGGCCTCGACGCCGCGGTGACCGGCGGCGAGAACGCCGCGGTCGCCGCCGACGCCCGGATCGTCGTCCTCGCGGTCCCGCCGTACCACGTCGGAGACACCGTCGAGGCGGTCGCGGAGTCGCTGGAGTCCGGCGACGTGCTCGTCTCGCCCGCCACCGGAATGAAACGCGACGAGGAGGGCTTCCACTACCACAAGCCGGGCGCGGGGTCGGTGACGAAAATCGTCGCCGACGCGGCACCCGAGGGGGTCGCGGTCGTCGGCGCGTTCCACAACCTCGCCGCCGCGCGGCTCGCGAACCTCGACGCCGACCTCGGGATCGACACGCTCGTGATCGGCGACGACGACGACGCGAAGCGGACGGTGGCCGACGTCGCCGAGGGGATCGAGGGGTTGCGCGCGCTCGACGCCGGCGGGATCGCCAACGCACCCGAAATCGAGGGGTTGACGCCGCTTCTCATCAACGTCGCCCAGAACAACGACGGGCTTCACGACTTGGGCGTCCGGTTCCAGTAATACGGCTCCCCTGTCGACTGTGGATCGCTAATCGGTTCGGACAGCGCCGAGGCCAAAGTCGCTCGATACATGACGACGAACTCGGTGATGAAGACCACCGAAGCCCCAGTCGCTCGGCTGTACTGCGTTGGTTCCGTTTATAAATGAGTGATCGACACGACTGCCTCCGAAGCCCCAGTCGCGACGGCTCGCGCGGCTTGTTGCGGTCCTCGTCGCTCGCTGCGCTCGCTCCTGCGGTCCTTACTGCGCCGTGCTTCGCCCTCGCGACTGCCCCTTCGAGTCCTGCCCGGCACAGCACCGCACAGCACCTCACGCCTCCCCAGCCTCGTCGCTCGCTTCGCTCGCGACTCCCTCGCGCGTGCTGGCTCGCGGCCGCCTTCGGCGGCACGCTCGCAGGCACGCGCCGACCGCACCGCCGTAGATTTATAAACCGTGGCGGGTTTCTCGGCTGGAATATCGCCCCTCGGCGGCCGTTCCGTTAGGCCTTTGCGCGGGGGTCCCCTCCGCACGGTAGATGGAGTACTTGCAGCGTCGGGTCGGGTTAGTCGAAGACCGGATCGAGTCGGTCATCGACGACGTCGAGCCCGACGAGCTGTCCGACGAGGTCGGCCACGTCGTCCTCGCGGGGGGCAAGCGCGTCCGGCCGGCGGTGACCGTCCTCGCCTGCGAGGCGTTCGACGGCGACCCCGAGGAGGCGGTCGACTTCGCGGCCGGCATCGAGTTCGTCCACAACGCCTCGCTCGTGGTCGACGACATCATCGACCGCTCCGAGGTCCGCCGCGGCACCGCCGCCGCGTGGGCGGAGTTCGGCTACGGCCCGGCGATCATCGCCAGCGACGGCCTGCTCGGCGAGGCGTTCGCGCTCTTCTCGACCGACCCGCGCGCGATGCGCACCGTCGCCGAGGCGATGGTCGAACTCGGCGAGGGCGAGGCGACGGAGCTGGCGGCGCGCCCGACGAACGAGGAGGAGTACATGGAGCTTGCGCGCCGGAAGACGGGCGCGCTGTTCCGCGCCGCCGCCGAACTCGGCGCGGTCGCGGGCGGCGCGGAGCCGCACGCGATCGACTCGTTCGGGGAGTACGCCGAGCGCGTCGGGGTCGCCTTCCAGATGCGCGACGACGTGTTAGACGCCACCG belongs to Halorubrum sp. DM2 and includes:
- a CDS encoding cobyric acid synthase, which codes for MSDDASSATDRDADTVLIAGTASHVGKSTLAAGLCRLLARRGVSVAPYKAQNMSNNARVALTPDGEWGEIGVSQHVQARAAETVPTTDTNPVLLKPRGGGESQIVVDGEAVANAPASAYYDEYWEEARDAAVTAHERLAADHDVIVAEGAGSVAEINLHDRDLANVECARFADARILIAVDIERGGAFASLYGTLELLPDDLRERVAGAVITKFRGDPEILEPGIDEIEDRTGVPIVGVVPHDDPGLPAEDSLSLPDGTSADSEGVLGADDGVPDDEAVRIGVPRLPRISNFTDLEPLAREPGVRVVYLPLDAALDGVDAVVLPGSKNTVDDLLALREAGFDAALRAFDGPVVGVCGGYQILGERLVDAGVEGTGDRETVPGVGLLPVETGFSTDKRVERVTCAVDGVGPIAGAEGEATGYEIRAGRTRLLDGKRGESTPTATEPLGAESVATDRTLGTYLHGLFETEGVRDAFVEAAFASAGRTRPDAAAVDRSPYDRAADLVADHVDLRAAGLGDLLGSPERVDD
- a CDS encoding adenosylcobinamide amidohydrolase; the protein is MFDATVSEGVLRLYRPETRWLSTGWDGGRSRGAAAYNVTVPEGFDRTDLAAYRDERLARAGFGGDAGADPASDGDAPPTLFTGVSMDHARGARLGPVVAYATVGLSNPAMLPVDPEVDREGDAGDPERDAEASTGEPPRRPGTVNLIVGATRRLAPGAAANLVAVAAEAKAATLLATAGVPGTTSDAVAVADDPGGEPAEFSGSATAVGAAARACVRDAVRASLRSRYPDGDVPGPAADAEHGVVTDERAEVFDP
- the trxA gene encoding thioredoxin yields the protein MSDAADANDSAGDGAKTERERIRERKRRELEARLDDGESLTETAGTDSGDSGGSGAPSEPIHVNGTDELQRAVDEHDVVLVDCYADWCGPCQMMEPTIEALAAETDAAVAKVDVDANPEIAQQLGARSIPTLVVYADGEVADRFVGAQDRATLESAIERYAP
- a CDS encoding MazG-like family protein, whose product is MNDQHRVAAFVEEHGLETDLAYRALDLESEVGEIAKEVATSTDYGRNPDAAAIATDEIGDALFALLALAETADVDAGEALDASLAKYEARIESSGDAGSGR
- a CDS encoding cob(I)yrinic acid a,c-diamide adenosyltransferase, whose protein sequence is MTTNHDDTENGDDVSRDDIDDETAADDERGDPTVRTPGGGESPEPQPIEPAAPEEFGLVQAWWGDGKGKTTAAMGMGFRAAGHGYRVHMLQFMKGGADSVEGVRGEYNAIAAVPGFSYENAGHYGWHGLLDGSADDEHEAKATAAFERAEALVAAAGEADLTEPLALDGDPEGGVHMLIVDELLYAVDHGLVDPDDVVALAESKPERLELVLTGSHAAPDYLDGVADLITNVRKVAHPFDDGQRARKGTEF
- a CDS encoding helix-turn-helix domain-containing protein; its protein translation is MGTETDSATGGSEATPDGVRAGVAIHGTGNCPVVAASNAHDGPITGVNWTHAGGTHTEEFRASDPDAVDEADSVPAAESVVDLGSERVYRYDRPRDGTCACRVIEELDCPIADARAEDGVLLLTLHLPDLERLRDIVSALDGVVDRVEVRYLVHGAARGDAASDRTLVDRGRLTDRQCEVLRTAYRMGYFERPRDANASAVADALDIAPSTFAEHLAAAQRKLLEETLAAD
- the npdG gene encoding NADPH-dependent F420 reductase encodes the protein MRIAILGGTGDIGEGLALRLAADTPHRVAIGSRDAEKAENKAEEYSTELESRGLDAAVTGGENAAVAADARIVVLAVPPYHVGDTVEAVAESLESGDVLVSPATGMKRDEEGFHYHKPGAGSVTKIVADAAPEGVAVVGAFHNLAAARLANLDADLGIDTLVIGDDDDAKRTVADVAEGIEGLRALDAGGIANAPEIEGLTPLLINVAQNNDGLHDLGVRFQ
- the fdhF gene encoding formate dehydrogenase subunit alpha, yielding MTDTSETSERRFESNPTVCPFCGVGCSIEYAGRGSATGVEGPVNGRGEICPKGAAAFDVVDHEDRLTRPLVRHNGNFVTAPWEEALDRVASGIGAVVDEHGADAVQFFASSNCTNEENYVLQKLARVLGTNNVDNCARLCHASTVAAMSERLGAGAMTNTLDDLGETDCVFVNGANPAEQHPVAFRSYVLPAVHDGATLVHVDPRANDTTEAADVHLPLRPGTDIELLNAIAAVLIEEELVDEAFLAERTTGFDRLREHLADVDVAANAEAAGVDPETVREAARAYGEADRAAVITGMGTSQHRCGTDNVHALLNLALLTGNVGRPGTGVNPLRGQNNVQGASDVGGLPGVLPGYESVTDPDARERVADEWGVEPPAEPGLTEVEATHRFGDEVRAAVVFGENPAVTEPNATAVASAFDELDFCVVIDLFETRTAAHADVVLPGSAWAEKSGTVTNTDRRVMRMRPNADLPGDARRDFDVLTELGRRLTDRPDAFAYDGPADAFDELTRVAPIYEGMSHEGIGDGYQRWPFDAEAGTGTDVLHVETFGTGERTAPLAVVDPVPPADDLDAAELTLTTGRVLQHFNSGALSRRSDRLMAMRGEDVLQIHPDDAAERGIEDGDRVTVSNERGSVTVAADVTPAVREGVTFCTFHYAEPLANAVTGDALDPAAKIPEFKHSAVTVEPTANAEAEATGESDAAAGDD
- a CDS encoding globin-coupled sensor protein codes for the protein MASLGEYSRDDFGQGGLNDGLDVAELVEEIGLDADEIAWRKEFVGFDEEDERRLNRYEDAFAENAEQIADDFYDNLTGYDQTVDVIERSEKGIEQLKRTQSAYLVTLAEGDYGPEYFEDRARIGKLHDMLEMPMKHYLGQYGVYYDLILPLIGDRLVDSLTARLADDVAGGGIDDETAAAVEAEVDDAIEDILSVLRIVNLDMQVVTDTYIHSYSERLSEAVERNERLMAEVEKEVQEPIGDLRESVGDVADSAAAVGDASEDQSRRVAEVSSEVANLSATVEEVASTAEEVERTSSRAEEMADDGRAAADDAAAAMADIGAAVDEVADDVEALQDRVEEIDEFVDAINGIADQTNLLALNASIEAARAGDAGAGFGVVADEIKSLAEESQRHASDIESMVDGIRTDTEETVESLSETTQRVDDGSERVADATESLSAIAEAVTETANGIDEVSDVTDEQAAAAEDIAATIDGVVEQSNEITEEMQELAAESERQSEAVEALEHTVRRLAVDGGDGGGPHVASRTDGGRPAEGTEGSREAPAGVPEGIPEFVIERLSDEELRALAAGEMDRDDLL